One Methylocaldum marinum DNA window includes the following coding sequences:
- a CDS encoding HDOD domain-containing protein: MDLRNEQVFLDYIKAAIENDKLQLPTIPEVALKVRQVISKDNVSDAEIARTISSDPALSARLLHVANSPLYRARQKIDSLQAAITRMGHNTIRSLVVNLAIKQVFRPSSFLLESHFHDIWQHSLNVAAVSRALALRARPLDPDQAMLAGLIHQIGKLPILTLAEKFPELLEDQSVLESHLDNLHTQIGKIIMETWDLPDGLSRAAWEYRNFRRLASPAPDYVDLVQVAYLESIMGQRPAPDVALSEVPAFTRLGLDPAIEVLEIEGVALEVEEAQQLFA; this comes from the coding sequence ATGGATCTCAGAAACGAGCAGGTTTTTCTCGATTACATCAAAGCCGCTATCGAGAACGATAAGTTGCAACTGCCGACGATCCCGGAAGTCGCTCTCAAGGTGCGCCAGGTGATCAGCAAGGACAATGTATCGGACGCCGAGATAGCAAGAACGATTTCATCCGATCCGGCGCTTTCCGCACGGCTCCTGCACGTTGCCAACAGCCCGCTCTACCGTGCGAGACAGAAAATCGACAGTCTTCAGGCCGCCATCACCCGAATGGGACACAATACCATCCGCAGTTTGGTGGTAAACCTGGCGATAAAACAGGTTTTCAGGCCTTCTTCCTTTTTGTTGGAAAGCCACTTCCACGACATCTGGCAACATAGCCTGAACGTGGCGGCGGTAAGCCGAGCCCTGGCGCTGCGTGCCCGTCCGCTGGATCCTGACCAGGCCATGCTTGCCGGACTCATCCATCAGATCGGTAAACTGCCGATTCTCACCCTGGCGGAAAAATTTCCCGAATTGCTGGAAGATCAGTCCGTGCTGGAAAGCCATCTCGACAATTTGCATACGCAGATCGGCAAGATCATCATGGAAACCTGGGATCTTCCAGATGGTTTGAGCCGGGCAGCCTGGGAATACAGAAATTTCCGCCGGCTCGCCAGCCCCGCTCCGGATTACGTGGACCTGGTGCAGGTCGCCTACCTGGAAAGCATCATGGGCCAGAGGCCAGCACCCGACGTTGCTCTATCGGAAGTTCCGGCCTTCACCAGGCTCGGGCTGGATCCCGCAATCGAAGTTCTGGAGATCGAAGGGGTCGCGCTCGAAGTCGAAGAGGCCCAGCAATTGTTTGCCTAA
- the ygfZ gene encoding CAF17-like 4Fe-4S cluster assembly/insertion protein YgfZ yields the protein MNDEWANLLRESRANPKLPLTATRNAFCGLADLGLLRVCGDDAGIFLQGQSTCDVAALKPGESRPGAFCNAKGRVIANFNMIRQGECYYLVLPADLAETIRKHLRIFVLRSKVSIENLTPRRGFIGLFGAGVTLPEGSVSDQSGNVLTMPVGQLAERTLIAAETATARRIWQYLQSSPDYVPVSPSAWRLKNIEEGLPGGTRATSEEFLPQMLNLDLLGGISYRKGCYTGQEVVARTHFLGHLKRRMFRLRTFGDREPGPGDPLYQGDVAEGQRIGLVVTAAPESEQAFQLLAVLPLDRTRSTSLRLFRPDGPAVEFLTMPYTFDVP from the coding sequence ATGAACGATGAATGGGCGAATCTACTGAGAGAAAGCCGTGCAAACCCTAAGCTGCCGCTAACGGCTACACGCAACGCATTCTGCGGTCTGGCCGATTTAGGCTTGTTGCGGGTTTGCGGAGATGACGCGGGAATTTTCCTGCAGGGTCAATCGACCTGCGATGTTGCCGCACTGAAACCCGGCGAGTCTCGTCCCGGTGCCTTTTGCAATGCCAAAGGCCGAGTGATTGCAAACTTCAACATGATTCGACAGGGCGAATGCTATTACCTTGTCTTGCCGGCCGATCTGGCCGAGACCATACGCAAGCACCTTAGAATTTTTGTCCTGAGATCGAAGGTTTCCATAGAGAATCTGACGCCGCGCCGAGGATTCATCGGCCTCTTCGGAGCCGGTGTCACGCTTCCCGAGGGTTCTGTTTCAGACCAAAGCGGCAACGTTTTGACCATGCCCGTCGGCCAACTTGCCGAACGCACTCTGATTGCCGCCGAAACTGCGACGGCCAGGCGAATATGGCAGTATCTCCAGTCGTCACCGGATTACGTGCCGGTCAGCCCCAGTGCCTGGCGCTTAAAGAATATCGAAGAAGGGCTTCCGGGCGGAACGCGGGCGACTAGCGAGGAGTTCCTGCCGCAAATGCTAAATCTCGATCTTCTCGGCGGCATCAGTTATCGCAAGGGCTGCTATACGGGCCAGGAAGTCGTGGCGCGCACGCACTTTCTCGGACATCTTAAGCGCCGAATGTTCCGACTCCGCACGTTCGGCGATCGCGAACCGGGACCGGGCGACCCGCTCTATCAGGGGGACGTTGCGGAAGGGCAGCGCATCGGGCTTGTCGTTACAGCAGCACCGGAGTCGGAGCAGGCATTTCAACTGCTGGCGGTTCTGCCACTCGACCGGACCCGAAGTACTTCGCTCCGACTCTTTCGACCCGATGGTCCCGCCGTCGAATTTCTGACTATGCCCTATACTTTCGACGTTCCATAA
- the htpX gene encoding protease HtpX: MRIFLFLLTNAAVLLLISIVFHVLGLGDFLSRRGVHMNLDGLLLMSALIGMSGSFISLMMSKWMAKQSMGVYVIEQPANQTEQWLVETVHRHARQAGIGMPEVGIFDSPEPNAFATGMNKNDALVAVSTGLMRHMNTDEVEAVLGHEISHVANGDMVTLGLIQGVVNTFVYFFASIAGHLIDRVVFRSEDDRGGYGPAYFLTQIVAQVFLSILATMVVMWFSRWREFRADAGGARLAGQSKMLGALQALQRAHDHRDLPGEFAAFGINGGLGYGFKKLFMSHPPLEERIAALQNLR; this comes from the coding sequence ATGCGCATATTTCTCTTTCTGCTTACTAATGCCGCAGTACTGCTGCTAATCAGTATCGTCTTTCACGTTCTGGGGCTGGGCGATTTTCTCAGCCGGCGCGGGGTTCACATGAATCTCGACGGCTTGCTGCTGATGTCCGCCCTCATCGGCATGAGCGGTTCCTTCATCTCGCTGATGATGTCGAAATGGATGGCCAAGCAATCCATGGGTGTGTACGTTATCGAGCAGCCGGCCAATCAGACTGAGCAGTGGCTGGTCGAGACGGTCCACCGCCATGCACGGCAAGCGGGCATCGGCATGCCCGAGGTCGGTATTTTCGATTCCCCGGAACCCAACGCCTTCGCGACCGGCATGAACAAGAACGACGCTCTTGTGGCTGTCAGTACCGGCCTCATGCGGCACATGAACACCGATGAGGTGGAGGCCGTGCTGGGACATGAGATCAGCCACGTAGCCAATGGCGATATGGTTACCCTAGGGCTCATTCAGGGCGTGGTAAACACTTTCGTCTACTTTTTTGCCTCGATCGCAGGACATCTCATCGACCGCGTCGTGTTCCGTTCGGAAGACGACCGTGGCGGCTATGGACCCGCCTATTTTTTGACGCAAATCGTCGCGCAAGTATTCCTCTCCATCCTTGCGACGATGGTAGTCATGTGGTTCTCGCGCTGGCGCGAGTTTCGCGCCGACGCCGGCGGCGCCCGGCTGGCCGGTCAGAGCAAGATGCTCGGGGCGCTGCAGGCCTTGCAGCGTGCTCATGACCATAGAGATCTACCGGGCGAATTCGCGGCTTTCGGCATCAACGGCGGTTTGGGCTACGGCTTCAAGAAGCTCTTCATGAGTCACCCGCCCCTGGAAGAACGCATCGCCGCGCTTCAGAATCTGCGTTAA
- a CDS encoding PQQ-dependent sugar dehydrogenase — MNVQKHSWLKLAMLALGLTACSDNRAEGLLSEIKLPPGFHISIYTDRTPNARSLALGSDGTVYAGTMEEGKVYAVRDGDGDGKAEQVYVLASDLNMPNGVAFADGDLYVAEVPRILKFKGIARSLSNPPKPEVVFDRFPEDVHHGWKYLRVGPDGKLYTPVGAPCNVCLSEKEVYATLTRLDKDGSNLEVYARGLRNSVGFDWHPDTKELWLNDNGRDWLGDDRPPDELNHAPKPGLHFGFPYCHGKDIPDPSFGKDKSCAEFEPPAWAYPAHVAPLGVRFYRGEQFPAEYRGRLFVAQHGSWNRSTPIGYRVVVVEFQDGKPIGDKVFADGWLKPDGKVLGRPVDILEMPDGAILVSDDKAGAIYRIVYRP, encoded by the coding sequence ATGAACGTACAGAAACATTCTTGGCTAAAGCTCGCAATGCTTGCGCTCGGCCTGACCGCCTGCAGCGACAACCGCGCCGAGGGATTGCTCAGCGAGATTAAGCTCCCTCCCGGTTTTCACATCTCGATCTATACCGACCGGACGCCAAACGCCAGGTCTTTGGCCTTGGGGAGCGACGGCACCGTCTACGCGGGCACTATGGAAGAAGGTAAGGTCTACGCCGTACGTGATGGGGACGGGGATGGCAAAGCCGAACAGGTGTACGTGCTGGCTTCCGACTTGAACATGCCGAACGGCGTCGCCTTTGCCGACGGTGACCTGTATGTCGCCGAGGTTCCACGCATCCTGAAGTTCAAGGGCATCGCGCGTTCGTTGTCGAATCCTCCGAAACCGGAGGTCGTTTTCGACCGTTTCCCCGAGGACGTTCACCACGGCTGGAAATATCTCCGCGTTGGACCCGACGGGAAGCTTTACACCCCGGTAGGCGCACCGTGCAATGTTTGTCTTTCGGAGAAGGAGGTCTACGCGACGCTCACCCGACTGGACAAGGATGGTTCCAACCTCGAGGTTTACGCTCGAGGGCTACGCAATTCCGTCGGTTTCGACTGGCACCCGGATACAAAAGAGCTGTGGCTGAACGACAACGGACGCGATTGGCTGGGAGATGACAGGCCGCCCGACGAACTGAATCACGCGCCGAAGCCGGGGCTTCATTTCGGATTCCCGTACTGCCACGGCAAGGATATTCCCGATCCGTCTTTCGGCAAGGACAAATCCTGCGCAGAGTTCGAACCGCCCGCATGGGCATATCCGGCGCATGTCGCGCCGCTGGGTGTGCGCTTTTATCGCGGCGAGCAATTTCCGGCCGAATACCGAGGCCGATTGTTCGTCGCTCAGCACGGTTCATGGAACCGAAGCACACCGATCGGCTATCGTGTCGTCGTCGTTGAATTTCAGGATGGCAAACCGATAGGCGATAAAGTTTTTGCCGACGGCTGGTTAAAACCCGATGGCAAGGTGCTCGGTCGGCCGGTGGATATTCTGGAGATGCCTGACGGGGCAATTCTGGTATCCGATGATAAGGCCGGCGCGATTTACCGCATCGTATATCGACCGTGA
- the radA gene encoding DNA repair protein RadA → MAVSRAKDRKIVFRCTECGHAQTKWSGQCPACTAWNSMVEGVEDRGAPVASRFAGYAGAGESASPVSLAEVEAEEILRTPTGIEEFDRVLGGGLVTGSAILIGGDPGIGKSTLLLQTLTALSKHQRVLYVTGEESIRQVSLRAKRLRLACAGVQIIAETSLERILSVTSESRPDVLVIDSIQTTFSEVLQSAPGSVAQVRECAAQLVRYAKQTPTTVFLVGHVTKEGALAGPRVLEHMVDTVLYFEGDSSSRFRVIRAFKNRFGAVNELGVFAMTETGLREVRNPSALFLSRSDEEAPGSVVMVMREGSRPLLVEVQALVDESHSPTPRRVAVGMEQNRLAMLLAVLHRHGGIPLFNQDVFVNMVGGLRLTETAGDLAVALAVVSSYRDRPIPKDWIVFGELGLNGEIRPVQNGEERLKEAAKHGFTHALAPPKNISKGGIKNLEIVPVKSLRDALAAL, encoded by the coding sequence GTGGCAGTAAGCCGTGCTAAAGATCGAAAGATCGTATTTCGCTGCACGGAGTGCGGTCACGCCCAAACCAAATGGTCCGGGCAGTGTCCGGCCTGCACGGCTTGGAATTCCATGGTGGAAGGCGTGGAGGATCGGGGGGCGCCGGTTGCTTCGCGGTTCGCCGGATATGCCGGAGCCGGAGAAAGCGCGTCTCCCGTTTCGCTTGCGGAAGTCGAAGCCGAGGAAATCCTTCGAACGCCGACCGGCATCGAAGAGTTCGACAGGGTTTTGGGAGGCGGGCTGGTTACCGGCTCCGCCATTCTGATCGGCGGCGATCCCGGTATCGGCAAATCGACACTGTTGCTGCAGACGCTCACCGCCTTGAGCAAACACCAGCGGGTACTTTATGTGACCGGGGAAGAATCCATCCGGCAGGTAAGCCTCCGCGCCAAGCGGCTGAGGCTCGCCTGCGCCGGTGTACAGATCATCGCCGAAACCTCGCTGGAGCGAATTCTCTCAGTCACCTCGGAGAGCCGGCCGGACGTTCTGGTCATCGATTCGATTCAAACCACTTTCAGCGAAGTCCTGCAGTCCGCGCCGGGTTCCGTGGCCCAGGTGAGGGAGTGCGCCGCGCAATTGGTCCGCTACGCCAAACAGACGCCGACGACGGTCTTTCTGGTGGGTCATGTCACCAAGGAAGGCGCTCTGGCGGGGCCCCGCGTGCTGGAGCACATGGTCGACACCGTTCTTTATTTCGAGGGCGATTCGAGCAGCCGATTCCGGGTCATTCGCGCCTTCAAGAACCGTTTCGGCGCGGTCAACGAGTTGGGCGTGTTTGCCATGACGGAGACCGGGCTCAGGGAAGTCCGGAATCCGTCGGCACTGTTCTTGTCGCGAAGTGACGAAGAGGCGCCCGGAAGCGTGGTGATGGTCATGCGCGAAGGCAGTCGACCGCTGCTGGTGGAAGTTCAGGCACTGGTGGACGAATCCCACTCGCCGACGCCGCGCCGGGTCGCCGTCGGGATGGAACAGAATCGGCTGGCCATGCTGCTGGCGGTGCTCCACAGACATGGAGGCATCCCGCTGTTCAACCAGGATGTTTTCGTCAATATGGTGGGCGGGCTACGGCTTACCGAAACCGCGGGAGATCTCGCGGTGGCCTTGGCGGTCGTGTCCAGCTACCGGGATCGTCCGATTCCGAAGGACTGGATAGTGTTCGGAGAGTTGGGGCTCAATGGTGAAATCCGACCGGTTCAAAACGGCGAGGAGCGACTGAAGGAAGCCGCAAAACACGGTTTTACTCATGCCCTGGCGCCCCCCAAAAATATCTCGAAAGGCGGGATAAAGAATCTGGAGATAGTACCGGTGAAAAGCCTGCGTGACGCTTTGGCCGCGCTGTAG